GGCTCGATCTGCCGGGACGCGAGCCGGGCGCCGGACGCGATCCGGGCGGGGGCGGGGTCAGTCGGGCACGAGCACGGCGGCGCCGTTGACCCGGTCGCCCGCGAGATCGGCGAGCGCCTGGTCAGCCCGGCTCAACGGGTACGGGCTCACCGTGACCCGGATGCCGATCCGTTCGGCGAGGGCCAGGAAGTCGCGTCCGTCCTGGCGGGTGTTGGAGGTGACGCTGCGCAGGTCCCGCTCCTGGAAGAGATGGCGCTGGTAGTTCAGCGAGGGGATGTCGGAGAGGTGGATGCCCGCGACGGCGAGCGTGCCCGACCGGTCGAGCGCTTCCAGGGCCACCGGTACCAGGTCGCCCACGGGGGCGAACAGGACGGCCGAGTCGAGCGGTTCGGGCGGGCGGTCGTACGCGCCGCCGGCCGAGGCGGCGCCCAGGCTCAGGGCGAGTTCACGTGCCCGCGCCGATCTGGTCAGCACATGGACGGTGGCCCCCTCGGCCAGGGCGACCTGGGCCGCCAGATGGGCCGAGGCGCCGAAGCCGTAGATACCGAGCCGGCCGCCCCGGGGCAGTGCGGAGCGGCGCAGCGCGCGGTAGCCGATGATCCCGGCACAGAGGAGGGGCGCGAGCGAGGCTGCGTCGTGGACTTCCGGGAGCGGGTAGGCGAAGTCCGCCGGGACCAGCGCCAGATCGGCGAAGCCGCCGTCCTCGTCCCACCCGGTGTAGGTGGACCGGGGGCAGAGGTTCTCCCGCCCGGCCAGGCAGTAACGGCACTCCCCGCATGTGGAACGCAGCCAGGCACCGCCGGCCCGGTCACCGACACGGAACGAGGTCACCGCCTCGCCGACGGCGACGACGCGGCCGACGATCTCATGGCCGGGGACGGTCGCGGGCCGCCGGGGCTCCAGATCCCCTTCGGCCAGATGCAGATCCGTCCGGCACACACCGCACGCCTCCACCCGCAGCAGCAGATCACCGGGACCGGGGTCTGGCGACCGCCGCCGTACCTGGGTCAGGGGGCGCGTGCCGATGGGGCCGGGCCTCTCGACGGCCCAGCCGTGCGTGGTCCGCGCGGAGGCTGTGAACGTCATGCTTCAAGCGTGCGGCGGGTGTACGGGCGGGGCAAACGGATCAGGACGTCAGGGCCGCAGCTCCGATGAGAAGGCGCTCATCGTCGCGGCCCGCGGCCCCACCAGGTCGCACTCGACATCCACCACACCCTCGACCGCCCGGACCAGCCTGGCCGCCACCGGCACGAGCGCGGTGTCCCGAACCCTGCCGCTGAGCGTGACGACCCCGTCGGTGACCGTCACCCGCACGTTCTCCCGCGACACCAGGAAGAGCCGTTCGACCACCTCGACGCGTACCTCCTCGGCGAGATCGGCGTCGGACCGCAGGAATACCTTGAGCAGATCGGACCGGCTGACGATCCCACGCAACATCCCGGACCCATCGACCACCGGCAGCCGCTTCAGCCTCCCCTGCGCCATGGTCCGCGCGGCCTGCGCCAGCGTCGCGTCCTCCCGCACGGTGACAGCGGGCGCACTCATCAACTCCCCGGCCGTCACGGCCCCGGCCTTCCGCAGATCATCGAGCCGCCGCATCTGCTCCAGCCGACTGGGATCCGCGTCCCGGAACTCCTCCTTACCAAGCAAATCGGCCTCGGACACCACCCCGGTAACCCGCCCATCCCCTTCGAGCACCGGAACAGCGCTCACCTTCCACTGCCTCAAGGTCTCAACAATCTCCTTGAACCCAGCCTCGGGCCCAACCGCGACAACAGGATTACTCATCACATCGGCAACAAGATGCGGCGCATGACGCATGATCCCTCCTCGAACACGCCCCCCTCCACTTCCCAGTGTGCCGCCACCGACCGGCACCCAGGAGGGGCCGACAGGCCCTGACCGGGGAATCGAGTCCGGCGGTGAGCTTGTCGGCGAGTCTTCCGCACAAGTGGCCGGACTCTGCGGTTTAGATGTCGTAGTAGAGACAAGAAGTCCCTTCTGACCAGCGCCGTTCCCCCTCCGTCGCTGGGGGCCGTGCACAACCGGTGCACGCCAGGACAGACAGCACGATGGCCTCCCAGTCCATTAGCGGCTCTCCTCGTCAGAGGACCAAGCTGAGCCGGGGGCATCGGAAGACGACGCGACGTCCGGGCTGTGCCCTGGCAGAACCTATCGAGCCACTTGACTGGAGAACCCAATCCTTCAGGCTTGATCCGCCTGCCGCCCACGTAGACGTCTGTCCCGTGCCGGAAACGTAGTTGTAGACCGCCACTGTTCATACCGCGGTGCACGAGCTCATACCTGCATCCTTAGCCCAATCCGTCCCGGGACTGCCGCGCAGTACAAGGTGGCATTTGCTGTCCACGAGTGTGAGGTGCAGGTCTGATTTTCTTGGTGCCAACAAATCGAAGCCCAACGACGCCATTTACTTGCACGCCTGGCTCGGCGCTGGGCAGCAGTTGTCGAGAGAATGGCCGCTGCGGGCGTACAGGGTGCCGCTCCTGAGCGTGGTGTGGCTGTCGAGGCGCACGACCGCAGACTTGGTTGTGGACTGCACCTGCGACAGCCCGAGTGGATCAGCCCACTACTGGCCTCCGCTGCAAATAGTTTGGCGAATACCTCAGATTCGAGGTGCGCATGTGGCCGTGGGGCGGAATGAATCGGGTGGCGATTGCTTATTCCTTGGGGTGTAATCTGTTCTGCACCACGATGGAATTCAATGGCAATCCCGGTGGAAGCGCCCACTCAACGACATGAAGACCGGCCAGTTCAATCAATTCCTCAGGGACGCCCAGAAGATAGAGGGGCGTGGCTCCGTGCCGTCTCAGCCATACAATCCGCCTGCGCTGTTCCGAAGGTTCTAATTGCGCCCACACGTCTAAAGAGACACCGGGCGGTACTCTTGTTTT
This window of the Streptomyces niveus genome carries:
- a CDS encoding zinc-dependent alcohol dehydrogenase family protein, whose product is MTFTASARTTHGWAVERPGPIGTRPLTQVRRRSPDPGPGDLLLRVEACGVCRTDLHLAEGDLEPRRPATVPGHEIVGRVVAVGEAVTSFRVGDRAGGAWLRSTCGECRYCLAGRENLCPRSTYTGWDEDGGFADLALVPADFAYPLPEVHDAASLAPLLCAGIIGYRALRRSALPRGGRLGIYGFGASAHLAAQVALAEGATVHVLTRSARARELALSLGAASAGGAYDRPPEPLDSAVLFAPVGDLVPVALEALDRSGTLAVAGIHLSDIPSLNYQRHLFQERDLRSVTSNTRQDGRDFLALAERIGIRVTVSPYPLSRADQALADLAGDRVNGAAVLVPD
- a CDS encoding CBS domain-containing protein; this translates as MRHAPHLVADVMSNPVVAVGPEAGFKEIVETLRQWKVSAVPVLEGDGRVTGVVSEADLLGKEEFRDADPSRLEQMRRLDDLRKAGAVTAGELMSAPAVTVREDATLAQAARTMAQGRLKRLPVVDGSGMLRGIVSRSDLLKVFLRSDADLAEEVRVEVVERLFLVSRENVRVTVTDGVVTLSGRVRDTALVPVAARLVRAVEGVVDVECDLVGPRAATMSAFSSELRP